Within the Thunnus thynnus chromosome 23, fThuThy2.1, whole genome shotgun sequence genome, the region AGTTCCAGGAGTGTTCACATagatctttaaagaggagagagggctgaACCAGGACAAAGTGTTCTGCTTCGTCcatctgagcgttcaggagtttctggctgctcttcatgtccatttGACATTCATAaactctggagtcaatctgctggcaGAAGAACATACAACATCGTGGTGGTCTAAAATCTTTAAAGAAAAGCCTGAACCAACACCTTTCTACAAGAGTGCTTTGTACAATGCCTTAAAGAGTCCAAGtggacacctggacttgttcctctgcttcctcctggATCTTTCACCGCAGACCAATCAGATTCTCCTATGAGGTgtgctgacacagacaggaagtagctcacagaccaatcaggaaacagtcGAGTACATCAAGAAGGATCAGTGAGAGTCTGTCTGCAGAGAaaagcatcaatctgttccactgtctgaatggaCTGAAGGATCATTCTCTAGTGAAGCAGATCCAACAGTACCTGAgatcaggaagtctctccacagataaagtgtctcctgctcagtggtcagctctaaTCTTTATCTTACTGttatcagaaaaagatctggatgtgtttgacctggagaaatactctgcttcagaggaggctcttttgaggctgctgccagtggtcaaagcctccaacaaagctCTCTAAGTACACAAATAGCTagatttattcatcattatttctaTAATCAGCTATTGTTTCAACAGGGCAGAAAAATAGATGACGTCTAACAAgtttttgtccattttatttcctttccaGGCTGAGTGtctgtaacctctcagagagaagccgtgcagctctgtcctcagatctcagctcccagtcctctagtctgagagcTGGATCTGTGTAAAAACAACCTGCAGgtttcaggagtgaagctgctgtctgatgGACAGGAGAGTCTACAGTGTaaactggaaactctcaggtcagaatTCAACCTGTTCAACGgatgaacatttaaaatctgatctGAATGATATTAGAGGataaacattaaaactgtgCAGGATTGTCTCTGCTGATGTGATTTGTCAAACTAGGTTTCTGAAGTTACTAAACTTCAGCAGGAGAGAATTACTTTCTATGCAgatcttttacttttacttttcttttagttttcttttacttttgcctctgttgttgaattatttaataCCACTGATGATTTCACAATTTTCATCTAAATGTGTCTAAAAGCCGAGTATTTACAGGGGGTTCCTCGAGCGCCAGTTTCAGGCTAAAGAGCAGACTTGTCTGTCTGGTGGATACTTTGATGAGCCACTGTAAAGTCATATTTTATGGCAGGAGGCTCCTTGACTTTCTATAGTTTAACTTCAACATACCAAATCTGAAAATTGCACACAGAACTATAATAgaagtatgtttttattcttccttTTGACAAAAACTTCACTATTTATGaacacatttgaatgtttttaacatttagatCACAATGACAAGGTAAAATGCTACAGAATCATTTCTCAGTAGGTGACCTTTCCCATCTGGCTGGATGCTCAACTTTCTGGAGCTCCCTGACTCAGTTCATCTTTTAGTGAGTTAGTTTGGAGATAGTTTGTTGTTGTATCTGACTGCACACAGCAGTACTCTCAGACTGTCTgacatgtgtgttgttttgtgtgtttgcagcctgccaggatgtctgatcacagaggaaggctgtgcttctctggcctcaggtctgagctccaacccctcccatctgagagaacTGGATatgagctacaatcatccaggagactcaggagagaagctgctgtctgctggacagGAGGATCCACACTGGTGattggacactctcaggtatagAGAGACAATGTCtgatagaggaggaagagctggaaacattttctctgtcagagCTGATCACAGGTCTCAACTGaatctttgagtttttattatttcctaatgaagtttcctgtaaatgttgaaagttAAACCTTATTAGATTCAATCAGGGTTTCAGGAGAATTGGGATACTGGATTCAGATTGGATAAAAATCTATCAAAGCCCAACCCCATATTTgaacagaataataaaacagtagaCTAGAGTGATGTAAcgtccatgtttgcatgctgaaagagaagaccgtttcctcaccctgtcagcacttaggTACTGTAGGCTGAACACCTATGAGAGATTtaggactgacgtgttagacagcgctctccaccaccatcatcacaacaccacatgaGGAAGATCTTTATGAACAATGATGTTCAGAAACTGTAGGATCAATAACAAGGAGCTCTGAAGCTGTCCTGGTGGTCCGATACCTTAGTAAGACACTTTACGCTGGTTTTTCCTGTAATTTTTCACCCATCTAGATTCCATCCAAACCCTCTGTCATTAACCTTTGTGTGTCAGAAACAGCAgtctgattttctgtttccacaCTTTGATCACACACAATGAAACCTTTTAAAACTTCAGAAAGTACATATGAGTATCTGCAACTCTTCATTATGAAAgttataaataacaataattacacCAATAGATCATAATGCTTAATCAATAACCTGCATGTTCTCATCTAAAATCATAATTGTACCAACATTCTTTCATtacaaatctgaaaaaaagTTCCTAACatcatgttaatgtttaatATCCCCAACAGTGAGGCCACATGACCCTGTTCATCTGGAAAAACAATATTATTACACTGAACTTCACGTATTACTCAACTTCACATATGGCCTATGCCTTTAGCGAGCCCTGCATCTGATACTGTACACAGTAATAGATGATGTTGTGATGCACACTGATTGACTTCAGTACAGCTGTTGTAGTgatttatagatttatttattgatttatgaaGTTTACACAACAAAACTCATTTTATTGCCTTTTCTCCAGCAGCACAGATGCTCCTACATCTGATACTGTACACGGTAATTTATGATGTTGTGATGCACAATGATTGTCTTCAGTACAGCTGTTGTAGAGATTTATACATTTACTTATTGATTTATGAAGTTTACAGACAAAgactcattttatttcattttctccatcagttgacattgtgggtgtatgtgatgtgctattgtgtgtagctttgtattttgtattatgtgtcctgtttgttttttgctttgtactgtttgttgttgttctgttttaatGTGACCTGCCAAAGCGACTGCAGATGAAAAACTCTGATGCaatacatcaaatgttaacatttatgtttaacactgtaaatggtcccaataaaaacagaaaacagaaaaaaagaaaactctgcTCTCTCATTAGTTGTGTAGCTTTGGAGTTTAGGTAACTTGCGCAGTTTAGATTACTCACATCTTTTTGTTCACTCTCCAAAACAAAGACCTTCTCACAATCCTTCAGAACTGGAAATTTACCCCGACCTTCAATAATGTTGGTTATGTTGAATGTTTCATAGGGGGGGATAAGcacctcttcctcttttggAAACCATGAATAATTCTTCAAGTAAGCTCCTGAACAGGTCTTAATTTTAAAGCAGGTCTTGCTACCAAATCGAGTAAGGTCTTTTCTTTTAGAGCTGGAGGCAAACGCAGCAAACCGAATGATGTCGTTAACATTGCCAGTGAATGCAACATTGGTTCTTCGATAAGCAGTGTTACAGCTATTGTTTCTATTCAGGGTTTGTATGGCAGTAGTCAGCCAGAAATGTAAAGAATGGAATTGGAAGGTGCTGTTGTAGGTGTTCTTACTGGTCCGGACTGCTGTATTGAATTCTTCATAAAGTTTTTTATCATTTGGATTCTTTTTGTAGTCAGATGTATAAGCACAGATTGCCTTCATGTGGTTCTTGGTGAGAGTCTCATCCTCTGggtctttctgtttgtttgaacatttttctgcattttcccAGGCATCTTTAAATGTTCCCACATTCTCTTTGTTGAAATATGTGCTGTTGAccttttccttcatttcctcGGTGCAGCCATCGTACATGTCATCAACAGCATTATCAACCATATTCAGTGGAAATGGGCCGGAGGTCTGGAGGGCAGAAGAAGGAAGGAacaggtgatgttacacaaCAAAGGTTTTATGGTTTATTCAAACCAACTTATATAAagtgcagcagtaaatacaggTTGAAGGAAACGTAATGCAGGctgaatgatgttttctgtcaacatgatgagaaaatgttgatactgaacgtgTCAATAAAACGTTGACtgataacatgttttattgttttgcagACTAATATCAGCTGGTAGTGACACAGCAATATTTAGGTTTTTATGACTGTGGGTTATGGCACCTGGTTCAGGTCAGAGAAAGATCCTggtctctgtttaatacagaGAAATGTTTATGAACATTGAAGTGAAAGCAGCATCTTTCACTAACTgtaaccaaacactgaacacacaggACTGAGGATGTGAACTCTGCACTTTGAGCGCTGGTttaacagtgtttctgtgtgtttatcctCCTCTACAGCTCTGCTCTCAAACATCATTCAAGCAGCCATTACGTTTGTTACCACAATGGGAAAACTATTTCCTAGTATATAAAGACATTTAGTAGGAGACAGGGCTGGAACTGAGCTGACAACCAACTTGACTTCATGGAATAAAAGATGATACCGTCCACTCACAAGTTGGTTACATACAAACCTTAACTTTCAATACACTCAACAGGTTTGACTGATCAATCCTCTGTTgtataaagacaataaaactgaaGCTTAAGGCTTCACTCTGACTggagacatttttattaacatgtttattCACTGCTGCAGTTAAAAGTCTAAATTAAAACCTCGATGCAGCTTTCACTTCCTCCCTCACAGGAAACAACGCTGGAGCTCTGACTTTGAAAAAAAGCTTCTTGTGGTTTTTctaccacactgtaaaaattgctgtgaaatccacagtaatttactgtgtttctgcacagttaatcactgtgaatatttttacagtatagtACTGTGTATTAGgcctaaaaacacagtaatcataatgttactgtagaaaatcacagccTCAACCTCAGCCACAACCCTCAAATTCATGGTGcagattaaataatttaaactttAGTTTGAAATAATTATTCTTTTCCTATGAATTGAAATACTGCAAGATGACCTTGTTTGTTCATGCTTCTGCAGGCTGTTACTTTCACGTAAATTTGTCTCAGTGTTTATCAAGTCATGAccttttatacagtctatgtcaTGACAGACTGTCAGTGAAGTCGTGAGCTGATTGGTTGagccaaagaaaaacatcacatgatcTCAAATTTGAACAGCGTCACTGAATCAGTCTGGGCGCCAAAGTAATTTACTTCACTGCAGGCGGTTTGGGATTGAACAGCTCTTTGGATTACTacattatctttttttccttttattttctttttaagagtACTCatgttcttttctgtttctgctcagtgTAAAGTTGTCAGACGGTATCATAGATGGACTGTCTGACATCCTACAGCTTGCAAACTTCACCAGCTAACATTTAACTGCATGGTCCTCTGAAAAAAAGGACACAACACACTGGGAACATTCAGAAATGAGCACTGGAAGATACAGGAGATCACAAAGACACACCTTAACATTACAGATGTTAGCTTTATATATTCTGCCTTCATAGGACTCGTGACAGCACTGTAACATGTGTTTAGCCTGTGTCCCCCCCTGGCTAACTCAACACTGTTATACTAGCTCACTGTGAAAACATCACCCTGTTTTTTCATCCCTGTAACTTATTAGTTAATTATTCTAACGTTAGGTCTGATAGAGAGGGCAACATGGTCTGATAGTGTGTTCCAagatgtatatgtatttatgtatgtttgagtgtgtgtgtgtgtgtatatatatatatatatatatatatatatatatacacacatacatacatacatacatatgtgtgtgtgtataatcaCTCTCagtaaaaacaatgttttccaAAGTCATGCACAGCTCTAAATCCTGACGCCTTTCTTCATCTTATTTCTACTCCTCACAGCTGAGGAGCACTCCTGCTGATGAGTTCAGTCTCTCCATCATCTCAGGTCTCACTGTGCAAGGTAAGATTTAAAATCCACAGACAAAGCCAAGTTAGTCAGCTCTTGTGGCAGTTGTGCTTGTTATACTATGTGcctgtttttagatattttatatttattttggcttAAGCACAAGCATCTCAGCAGTCATCTGCTTAGATCTGTTCTCTGCTTAGATCTGTTCTCATGTACTAACTCAAATGATATTGTTAGTTTCTtagttttcacagagaaaacagtacTTAGAAGTGATAGAATTGTTGTTAATTAAGTGTTTGATTATTATTCATCAGGAGAACCTGAACTTGAGATCCTGTGTACGACTAAATGGATGCTACTGATTGAGACCTGACTTCACCACCACCTTGGCTGCCATCTTCACATCTTGCTATACGCTCACAGTTGAATATCAGGAGGAAACAATGACATCACTGGAGTCTGTTCAAAAGGTTTTgctcatcaacatttttacatcacatCCTATTTCTTTCAGATGAATTTTACTTGCATTTTCCCTGTGATTGTTAAGATTGCTGTTAAGatgtattaaatgtttgttacaATAGGTAATTAAAATCTTGTTGGGTGTAGCCTATTCTACAAAAGCTTACTTTGAgtcttaaaaacatgttttgatcaTAGCTTGGTTATTACACTGACAGTAatggtaaaacattttttgtcatcCACAGTAGCTGTCATCCAGTTTGCTGAAGAACATGAAGCAGCAGTGGAGGATCAAAGTGAAATCACCCGGCGGCTTCTGACCTGCATCCAAAGCCTTTTGGCCCAGTGGACTTGTGATGCAAAGTGGACTGATGTGGGCTGTTGGACTCTTTACAGATAAATATGCATCcacaaacatcattttaaagaCTCTATGGACACCTGAGTACCTGGTGACATCTCCCACAGTTGAATATCCATGTTTAGATTACCTgagagtgttttgttttaaggAAATAACAGTGTCTAGTGTCAGTGtctatattacatatatatcaagttcagtgatttgattttgttttgtttttttaacttgtaGTGGGCTCATTAAATGACATTAGCATTATTTTTTCATGAGGATTTGTTTAACTGTGGTTACAGATTTAAACAAGCTTtttacatattgtatttttaatgttgtcattttACTATTTGCTAGTGTTTGTGATatatacatttgaaaactttGTTATAGAATGATATTTAAAGGACAGAAAGTTGCATATGGTCACTGCTTCTTTTAGGgcaaacactgaaaagaaaacatttatttacttcatTCTTATTTACTATATTCTTATCTACTGTGTTAAGTTGATGCTCATGCAGTCCAAATATTTCTTGCTGTTGCTACTGCACATTAAAAGCTTCTCACTGGTGTATCACTGTgtggcttttattatgaagcatGTGCAGGAAATGTGAAACAGACTGCAGTATTGGTCAGTAAACATTGGTctatgtgaaatgttttgtgctgtttggtCAGCAGATCAGTTTTATAAATTGCAAAGGAGAATTggtaaaagaggaaacagctgaaaTGAGCTGGTAGACATAGAACTGCAGGCAACAGGCTCTTTTTCTACAGTTTATAT harbors:
- the LOC137176009 gene encoding T-cell ecto-ADP-ribosyltransferase 1-like isoform X1, with protein sequence MAVPCTIIMAATVLTALMPPIYCLEETREPSRDPRRHGENMETPRRDLPIVTSGPFPLNMVDNAVDDMYDGCTEEMKEKVNSTYFNKENVGTFKDAWENAEKCSNKQKDPEDETLTKNHMKAICAYTSDYKKNPNDKKLYEEFNTAVRTSKNTYNSTFQFHSLHFWLTTAIQTLNRNNSCNTAYRRTNVAFTGNVNDIIRFAAFASSSKRKDLTRFGSKTCFKIKTCSGAYLKNYSWFPKEEEVLIPPYETFNITNIIEGRGKFPVLKDCEKVFVLESEQKDVSNLNCASYLNSKATQLMREQSFLFFCFLFLLGPFTVLNINVNI